Genomic segment of Myxococcus stipitatus:
GGATGTCTTTGATGCCGGGGAGGAAGCCCCCGTCCGGCCCGTAGGCGAACCGGGGGAACATGAGCTGATCCACCGTGAGCAGGAGGATATTGGGGCGCGCGGATTTCGACATGGGGGCGGACCTCTGGAATCGGGGCGTGCAATCGATTGCATCCACCGTGCCGAGAGGGGTTGACGCAGCGTGAAGCCCCTGGGGCCGGTGGACCCGGGTCGGGTCCTCGCGTGGTGTCGGGACGCGTGCGCGTACGGCGTGGACGCGGCTTCGCCCGGGAGGCAAGCACCAAGAGTGCCTTGACGTCGCCGCTCGGGCCCCCCATCCTGCCGCGCCCCATGCCTGTCCTCCGTGGTGCCGTCACCTTCTCGCGCTTCCGCGTCGAACACGCGAAGGAAGCGCCTTCCGACATCAAGCGCTGGCTGACCCGTGGCCTCAAGGCGCACGCCTTCGAGCCCATTGACCGCCGCTCCGAGGATGACCGCGCCGCCGGCTTCGTGGAGCTGGAGAACGCCGACGCCGTCGACTTCTCCGCCGGCCGCGTCTTCTATGGCGAGTACGCGCTCTTCTCCTTCCGCATCGACTCGCTCAAGGTTCCCGCGGCGGCGATGAAGGCGGAGCTGGCGAAGTGGTCCGCCCAATTCGAGCAGGAGAATGACCGGCCCGCCAGCCGAGCCGAGAAGACGCAGGCCAAGGCGCAGATCAAGCAGATGCTGCGCACGCGCGCCACGCCTCGCACCAACGTGCTGGACGTGAGCTGGAACCAGTCGACGCAGCAGATGCAGATCTGGGCCGCGTCTCGCAAGGTGGTGGAGGAGATCATCATCGCGTTGGAGAACGCGCTGTCGCTGAAGTTCGTGGGCCTGACGCCCGCGGCCATCGCGCAGACGTCGGGACTCGACGAGGGGGCCCTGGGGCCCACCGCGGAGCTGATTGGCATGGACCTGCCGGCGACGGCGGAGGTGGCGCATGGGGAAGCGTGATCAGGCGCGGGCGGATGCGGCCTTCGCACGAGGAGAGGTCGGCGTCGACGGCGCCGCCACCGAGGAGACGAAGGACGTCGCCGAGGTCGAGAAGGGGCAAGCCCGCGAGCAGCTGCTCCGGGGCCGCGCCTACCTGGGCCGCGAGCTGCTGACGTGGCTCCTGTGGCGCTCGGAGACGGGCGACGCGCTGGTGGAGCACGAGGGCACGGGCGTCGTCGTGCTCTTCATGGGCCGCATCATCCTGCGCGGCGTGGCGGGCGACGTCACGGAGATGAGCGCGAAGGGCACCCTGGCTCCGTACTCGCTTCAGGTGAAGGAGGCCCTGGACAAGGGACTCCTCGTGGCGCAGGCGCGCATCCGCTTCACCCACGGCGAGAAGGAGTACGAGGCCACGCTGGACTCGGAGTTCCTCGACGTCCGCGCCGCGAAGCTGCCGGCGCTGATGAGCGAGGAGGAGGACGACCAGCTCAACGAGCGCCTGTTCCTCACCGAGCAGCTCTCGGCGATGGTGGACGCGCTGGTGAACGCCTTCCTCAAGGTGCGCGTGGGGAAGACGTGGAGCAAGCAGGTCGTCCCGGCGATGAAGGAGTGGATGAAGGGCGACGAGCAGGGCGCGGACGCGCTCGCGAAGGCCTCTCGCGCGCGGGGCAAGGAAGCCCGCGCCGCCCGCCACTGAGTCACCGCCGTCCTGCTTCGTGGGCCCGCGACGACGGCGGGCTCACGGAGCCGGTGGCGCGAGCGCGCGGAAGCCCTCCGCGACCGCGACGCCGATGTTGCTCATCAGGTCCTGCCGCGCGTTGACCACGTACAGGTGCGGCGTCAGCGCCCAGATCTCACGCTGGATGCGGCGGGGCGCGGGCTGGGTGCCCAGCTCCGCTTGAAGCAGCGGCAGCACCTTGTCGGAGAGCCGCAGCGCGGTGTCCATGACGAAGATGCTCAGGTGGGGACGCAGCGCGCGCACCCGGCGGAAGAAGGCCCCCACCTCATCGGGCGCCAGGTGCTTGGGCGGCGAGGACTTCATCTCCAGGTAGACGAGCCGGCCCTCCGCGGTGGCGACGACGTCCAGGTCCCCGCCCACGTCGGGCGCGTGGAACTTCACGCCCGCGGCCACGTCGAAGCCGAAGCGGACGCGCAGCTCGTGGGCGACGTACCACTCCAGCGTGCCGCCGAAGCTGGCGGCGGGGTAGCGCAGCCGGTAGCGCCCCTCGGGCTCGCGCACGGCCAGGTCCATGGCCACCAGGCCCTCGGCGAAGTCCGTGGCGCGCGCGGGCTCCAGGTAGCGCGTGGCCTCCAGCGGCGTGAAGCTGCCCTGTCGCAGGATGGCGCCGCGCAGGAAGAGGCGGAAGGCATAGTGCCCCAGCCGCTCCACGAGCTGCTCCGCGCGAGCGCCTCGCACGTCGGCGGGGAAGGGCAGGTCCAGCGGCGCCACGGTGGCCTGGAAGCCCCGGCGCGCCAGCATGGCCAGGGGCTCATTTCCCGGCGGGGGCAGCACGCGCGTCGTGGGGGCGGCGCTGGCTTCGTCCAGCTCCAGCTCACGCGCCGTGGGGAGCTCTTCCTCGTGGGGCGGCTGAACCGTCATGGCCCCACCCTAGTCTCTTCCCGAGGCCCGTGCGCTGCGCCGGTGCG
This window contains:
- the rdgC gene encoding recombination-associated protein RdgC, whose amino-acid sequence is MPVLRGAVTFSRFRVEHAKEAPSDIKRWLTRGLKAHAFEPIDRRSEDDRAAGFVELENADAVDFSAGRVFYGEYALFSFRIDSLKVPAAAMKAELAKWSAQFEQENDRPASRAEKTQAKAQIKQMLRTRATPRTNVLDVSWNQSTQQMQIWAASRKVVEEIIIALENALSLKFVGLTPAAIAQTSGLDEGALGPTAELIGMDLPATAEVAHGEA